One part of the Verrucomicrobiota bacterium genome encodes these proteins:
- a CDS encoding aromatic ring-hydroxylating dioxygenase subunit alpha, with the protein MTTLAYPRECTFSENDWKILSNMWYPLALEAEIGESPIQKKLLDVDLVLSRSNDGYVVAKDVCIHRGAPLSKGWVKDGCLVCPYHGYRFDGDGKCVLVPSHPEWKIPDKLRLQTVLHEEHYGIIWVCLGEKPTNQIPVWEPEESDGNYRRFHLGPEIWDCSAGRLIENFIDNAHFSFVHQNSFGKEDSATMGAEYAFAQNEFTMIMEFDYKASNPGDSPIENATELDRHMQRTLFLPFCTRTVISYPGDREHVIHFNIAPVSARKAQIIAVFHRNFDHDVPVEDLLAWEKKIIYEDRAIVELQKPEEIPLDIAQEVHAKADKASLALRHWMIKRGLEGDMTA; encoded by the coding sequence ATGACCACTTTAGCTTATCCACGTGAATGCACGTTTTCTGAGAACGATTGGAAGATTCTTTCAAATATGTGGTACCCGCTGGCACTCGAAGCTGAGATAGGTGAATCGCCGATTCAGAAGAAACTGCTGGATGTGGATCTGGTTCTTTCTCGTTCGAACGACGGCTATGTGGTGGCGAAGGATGTTTGTATACACCGCGGAGCACCTCTGTCCAAAGGGTGGGTGAAGGACGGTTGTTTGGTGTGCCCTTATCATGGATACCGTTTCGATGGAGACGGAAAGTGTGTGTTGGTCCCCAGTCATCCTGAGTGGAAAATTCCGGATAAGCTTCGATTGCAGACTGTACTTCACGAAGAACACTACGGAATTATATGGGTGTGTCTGGGAGAGAAGCCGACGAATCAAATTCCTGTTTGGGAGCCTGAGGAAAGTGATGGAAATTATCGCCGCTTTCACCTGGGACCGGAAATCTGGGACTGTTCAGCTGGTCGCCTTATTGAGAACTTTATCGATAACGCGCATTTCTCGTTCGTGCATCAAAATAGTTTTGGGAAAGAGGATAGTGCAACTATGGGGGCAGAATATGCATTCGCCCAAAACGAATTCACCATGATAATGGAGTTCGATTACAAAGCCTCGAATCCCGGGGACTCACCCATTGAAAATGCCACAGAGTTGGACCGCCACATGCAACGGACTTTGTTTCTCCCGTTTTGCACGCGAACGGTGATTAGCTATCCCGGCGACCGTGAGCATGTCATACATTTTAACATCGCTCCTGTCTCAGCTCGCAAAGCTCAAATTATCGCTGTATTTCATCGCAACTTTGACCACGACGTTCCTGTGGAAGACCTGTTAGCCTGGGAGAAGAAAATTATCTACGAAGATCGCGCCATAGTTGAACTTCAGAAACCGGAAGAGATTCCTTTGGACATTGCTCAAGAAGTGCATGCCAAGGCTGACAAGGCATCCCTGGCTCTAAGGCATTGGATGATTAAGCGGGGTCTCGAAGGCGATATGACTGCCTGA